The following nucleotide sequence is from Bacillota bacterium.
TCGACCATCACGATGACAACGGCACCGTAATCGGCGGCGGCCTGCAAGATCGACCGAAAGAACCTTTGGCGCGGCTCACCAGTGAGGCCGGATCTCATCCATGAGTTCGTCGGCGCTGACCACTTGAACTCCTCCGAACCCGGAAAACCGCACTGTCCACAGATGGCTCCGAAGCGCTCATCCAGCGTTCGAACGCTCTCTTCGGGAATGAGCTGTTGCGGCCGGCTTATGATTGGCTCTCCCGCAATTGCGGTGAAGGTCCACAAGAAGACGGGTAGGAAAGAGACGCACACACCTTCCTGCAAGGGGTGAAGGGAGTGTGCGAGAAACTTTCCTACCCGTGGACCAGTATACCATCCGCTCGGGTGGTGTCGACGGTGGAGCCATCGTTCTGGAGGTGAAGCGGCGCGCCGTGTACGCCGCGTGCCCGGAGTGCGGTCATGTGAGCCGGCGGGTCCACAGCCGCCGGTATCGGAGCATCCGGGATGTGCCGCTGGGAAGCCGTCCGGTTCGGCTGCGGCTGATGGTACGACGCTTCTTCTGCATCCATTCCCCATGCCGGC
It contains:
- a CDS encoding transposase family protein; translation: MRETFLPVDQYTIRSGGVDGGAIVLEVKRRAVYAACPECGHVSRRVHSRRYRSIRDVPLGSRPVRLRLMVRRFFCIHSPCRRTTFTEPFP